A genomic region of Parambassis ranga chromosome 7, fParRan2.1, whole genome shotgun sequence contains the following coding sequences:
- the slc35a2 gene encoding UDP-galactose translocator isoform X2 — MAVGNHSKTEEERGASRSQSEANKRLKYISLAVLVVQNASLILSIRYVRTLPGDRFFTTSAVVMAEVLKVLTCLLIILLQKRCSVKETVYFLVDSIVFQYKDTLKLAVPSLIYTLQNNLQYVAISNLPAATFQVTYQLKILTTALFSVLMLRKSLSRVQWVSLLLLFAGVAIVQVQQEGNKEKSVADGSNQNYMVGLVAVVISCLSSGFAGVYFEKILKGSSASVWVRNVQLGIFGMVLGMLGLWWNDGASVAEHGFLFGYTSMVWCVIFNQAFGGLLVAVVVKYADNILKGFATSFSIIVSTVTSIYLFGFHVDLLFTAGAGLVIGAVYMYSLPKPAGGSSSPSSSSSSSALPDRGAKMEAFLPKCSSKEKGS; from the exons ATGGCCGTGGGGAACCACAGCAagacggaggaggagaggggagccAGCCGGAGCCAGAGTGAAG ccaacaagaggTTGAAGTACATCAGCCTGGCGGTCCTGGTGGTCCAGAACGCATCGCTCATCCTCAGCATCCGATATGTCCGCACGTTGCCAGGCGACCGCTTCTTCACCACGTCGGCGGTCGTCATGGCGGAGGTCCTGAAGGTGCTGACATGTCTGCTCATCATCCTGCTGCAGAAGAGAT gcagcgTGAAGGAGACGGTCTACTTCCTGGTGGACTCCATTGTGTTTCAGTACAAAGACACCCTGAAGCTGGCAGTCCCCTCCCTCATCTACACCCTGCAGAACAACCTGCAGTACGTGGCCATCTCCAACCTGCCAGCCGCCACCTTCCAG GTGACCTACCAGCTGAAGATCCTGACCACCGCCCTGTTCAGCGTGCTGATGCTCAGGAAGTCTCTGTCCAGGGTGCAGtgggtgtctctgctgctgctgttcgcCGGAGTCGCCATCGTTCAG GTGCAGCAGGAGGGGAACAAGGAGAAGTCGGTGGCCGACGGCTCGAATCAGAACTACATGGTGGGCCTGGTTGCCGTGGTGATCAGCTGCCTGTCGTCGGGCTTTGCCGGCGTTTACTTTGAGAAGATCCTGAAGGGGAGCTCCGCCTCCGTCTGGGTGAGGAACGTACAGCTGGGGATCTTCGGCATGGTGCTCGGCATGCTGGGACTGTGGTGGAACGACGGCGCCTCCGTGGCTGAGCACGGCTTCCTGTTTGGCTACACGAGCATGGTGTGGTGCGTCATCTTCAACCAGGCGTTCGGCGGGCTGCTGGTCGCCGTGGTGGTGAAGTACGCCGACAACATCCTGAAGGGCTTCGCCACCTCCTTCTCCATCATCGTCTCCACTGTAACGTCCATCTACCTGTTCGGATTCCACGTGGACCTGCTCTTCACAGCCGGAGCGGGGCTCGTTATCGGCGCCGTCTACATGTACAGTCTCCCCAAACCAGCCGGCGGGTCTTCGTCTCCGAGCTCGTCCTCGTCTTCCTCAGCGTTGCCGGACAGAGGCGCCAAGATGGAGGCGTTTCTGCCAAA
- the slc35a2 gene encoding UDP-galactose translocator isoform X1: MAVGNHSKTEEERGASRSQSEANKRLKYISLAVLVVQNASLILSIRYVRTLPGDRFFTTSAVVMAEVLKVLTCLLIILLQKRCSVKETVYFLVDSIVFQYKDTLKLAVPSLIYTLQNNLQYVAISNLPAATFQVTYQLKILTTALFSVLMLRKSLSRVQWVSLLLLFAGVAIVQVQQEGNKEKSVADGSNQNYMVGLVAVVISCLSSGFAGVYFEKILKGSSASVWVRNVQLGIFGMVLGMLGLWWNDGASVAEHGFLFGYTSMVWCVIFNQAFGGLLVAVVVKYADNILKGFATSFSIIVSTVTSIYLFGFHVDLLFTAGAGLVIGAVYMYSLPKPAGGSSSPSSSSSSSALPDRGAKMEAFLPKAQGAATPPSSASTSHLTGAAGGGEGGGGATSVSPFLP, encoded by the exons ATGGCCGTGGGGAACCACAGCAagacggaggaggagaggggagccAGCCGGAGCCAGAGTGAAG ccaacaagaggTTGAAGTACATCAGCCTGGCGGTCCTGGTGGTCCAGAACGCATCGCTCATCCTCAGCATCCGATATGTCCGCACGTTGCCAGGCGACCGCTTCTTCACCACGTCGGCGGTCGTCATGGCGGAGGTCCTGAAGGTGCTGACATGTCTGCTCATCATCCTGCTGCAGAAGAGAT gcagcgTGAAGGAGACGGTCTACTTCCTGGTGGACTCCATTGTGTTTCAGTACAAAGACACCCTGAAGCTGGCAGTCCCCTCCCTCATCTACACCCTGCAGAACAACCTGCAGTACGTGGCCATCTCCAACCTGCCAGCCGCCACCTTCCAG GTGACCTACCAGCTGAAGATCCTGACCACCGCCCTGTTCAGCGTGCTGATGCTCAGGAAGTCTCTGTCCAGGGTGCAGtgggtgtctctgctgctgctgttcgcCGGAGTCGCCATCGTTCAG GTGCAGCAGGAGGGGAACAAGGAGAAGTCGGTGGCCGACGGCTCGAATCAGAACTACATGGTGGGCCTGGTTGCCGTGGTGATCAGCTGCCTGTCGTCGGGCTTTGCCGGCGTTTACTTTGAGAAGATCCTGAAGGGGAGCTCCGCCTCCGTCTGGGTGAGGAACGTACAGCTGGGGATCTTCGGCATGGTGCTCGGCATGCTGGGACTGTGGTGGAACGACGGCGCCTCCGTGGCTGAGCACGGCTTCCTGTTTGGCTACACGAGCATGGTGTGGTGCGTCATCTTCAACCAGGCGTTCGGCGGGCTGCTGGTCGCCGTGGTGGTGAAGTACGCCGACAACATCCTGAAGGGCTTCGCCACCTCCTTCTCCATCATCGTCTCCACTGTAACGTCCATCTACCTGTTCGGATTCCACGTGGACCTGCTCTTCACAGCCGGAGCGGGGCTCGTTATCGGCGCCGTCTACATGTACAGTCTCCCCAAACCAGCCGGCGGGTCTTCGTCTCCGAGCTCGTCCTCGTCTTCCTCAGCGTTGCCGGACAGAGGCGCCAAGATGGAGGCGTTTCTGCCAAA
- the pim2 gene encoding serine/threonine-protein kinase pim-2 codes for MLDKRSVELRVEEEEEVRGKHVKEPFCSQYSCGPLLGSGGFGSVFSGQRRSDGLQVAIKQISRDRVQRWARLPGEVDCVPMEIALLQRLSEVGGHAGVVQMLDWFEVEGRGFLLVLERPPQCQDLFDFITEGGAMPERLALRLFRQIVEALRFIHAHGVVHRDIKDENIVVDTRTLDVKIIDFGSGALLKETAYSEFEGTRVYSPPEWILSQSYEAVSLTVWSLGVLLFDMVCGDIPFVRDEEIIKATPIFTRRVSKECQSLIRWCLSYRPEERPTLEEILSHPWMEGGEEEERGDLQGEHSSLPSQSL; via the exons tGAAGGAGCCGTTCTGCTCACAGTACAGCTGTGGTCCTCTGCTCGGCAGCGGCGGCTTCGGTTCAGTGTTCTCAGGCCAGAGACGGTCAGACGGCCTGCAG GTTGCCATCAAACAGATTTCCAGGGACAGAGTCCAGCGGTGGGCCCGACTG ccaggCGAGGTTGACTGCGTTCCCATGGAGATCGCTCTGCTGCAGCGGCTGTCAGAGGTCGGAGGTCATGCTGGTGTTGTGCAGATGCTGGACTGGTTTGAAGTGGAGGGGCGGGGCTTCCTGCTGGTGCTTGAGAGGCCGCCGCAGTGCCAGGATCTGTTCGACTtcatcacagagggaggagcgATGCCAGAACGCCTGGCCCTCAG acTTTTCCGTCAGATCGTGGAGGCGCTGCGCTTCATTCACGCTCATGGCGTCGTACACCGGGACATCAAAGACGAGAACATCGTGGTTGACACAAGGACGTTGGACGTCAAGATTATAGACTTTGGGTCCGGAGCGCTGCTCAAAGAGACGGCGTACAGCGAGTTCGAAG GCACCCGGGTCTACAGTCCTCCTGAGTGGATCCTGTCTCAGTCCTACGAGGCGGTCTCCCTCACCGTCTGGTCTCTGGGCGTCCTCCTCTTTGACATGGTCTGTGGTGACATCCCATTTGTGCGTGACGAGGAGATCATCAAGGCCACACCCATTTTCACCAGGCGGGTCTCTAAAG AGTGCCAGTCTCTGATCCGCTGGTGCCTGTCCTACCGTCCCGAGGAGCGCCCCACGCTGGAGGAGATCCTATCTCACCcgtggatggagggaggagaggaggaggagaggggagacctgcAGGGGGAGCACAGCTCTCTGCCCAGTCAGTCCTTGTGA